The DNA sequence CCAAAAGCCACGCTGCTCTCATACAGTGTCTGGTAGGCAGCAATGGTCATTTGAATCTCATCTCTAACCCGCAGGAGCAGCAGACCCCTCTCAGCACAATTGATGGTCACCTGTCTTATCAGCTCATCTAAAAGGATGACAAAATTAGATTCGTAATTGGAATTTAGGTGCAAATTTAGAACAAAAGATAAGACAAAGCAAAAAATGTGATAACTCCTTGAGCTGCATGGTTGTATGTCTGCTGCAGTTTATACTTTTAATATTAAAGTCCATCCATCATTCTAACCACAGTGGCCTGAGCGGTCACTAGCATCTCAGCCTCCTCCTTACCAAAGCATTGGGAATATAGCTCCCTGCGGACCGGGCAGATTCCTGTGTTTCTGGCTTGCCTTTGTTGCACCTTTGTGTCCAGTAGTTCTTCGAGACGCACCACGTCTGTGCGTGTACAAGGAGCACTGGACACCTGCTGCACCCACAGTTGGTTTCCCTCCATCCATTCCCTGTGATATCAAAGGTTGAGATAAGTTACAGTGTGGGCTGAAACTGTTGGACAGTATATTGTAGATGAGGGGAAACTATACCTGGGGGGAAGGATGGCATTGAGGATCTCCTCATGTTGCTGCTTGGTGGCCTCTGTAGCAGCACTAGACTTCGGTTTAGGAGGTGGTGGCACAGGGGAAGAGTCGGCAGACTGCTGAGGGCTCACTCTCAAAGGACGTCCCTGTCATGAAAATTATTTAGTTCAACAATTTTTagttattcaacatttttagtTACGTGTAGCTTATAAAATTCATGAGAAGTCGGAATTACAATGCTTACGCCGCCTGCAGTGATGGAGCCTCATAGTTTTCTTATGTTAAagctgcctttttttctttgtgcatgtatttttgtggttttacagtTAATGCTTATATGACCATGGTATTCACTAATTAAAAATTGAATAGAATGTCATTAtgccacaatgtcctccataaTTTCCTTAATACCATTAAGCTGGTTCATAGCTGGATTCACTTGCTATGGAAGACCCAGGGTAAAAAAACCTGGGTACAGGGCCCCTATTAAACCCAGTTCTTTACCCTTTTCTGTGCCAGGTGTGCAGTTTTTCTTTCCTACAGCACTACTTGTACTACAGTACCACTGTGTAGtaatttgattacatttcttgattaattaaggaatatacaatatgtaaaaaaaaaaaaaaaaaaaaatgatgatggtcATGACAGAATATTTTGATACAGTGCCATGCTGTAAGATAGGATAATAAAGCAAGATGTAGCTCAAGACTCACTCTGCCAGTTGATATTGTGCTTTAGTGGTGCATTTCAATTGTTGgtagcccatgccagacttttgacttttttcataaaatatatttattttatatttgtctaaaatctacatgaactaatgaatacattttcaaatgacagATCAATCTTGCTTTagaagaaatgatctcccttacaaatcaatcaatcaatcaatctttatttgtatagcgccaaatcacaacaaagtcatctcaaggcactttacacatagagcacgttctaaaccgaactcttcaggttttcattttaaagagacccaacattcccacatgagcaaacacttggcgacagtgacaagaaaaaactcccttttaacaggaagaaacttcaggcagaaccagactcaaagtgagctgccatctgcctcgactggttggggtaGATAGGAGAGAATTATTAAAAACACTTGAACTTATATTTTAGTAATCAAATGTATCCAACCCTGTGCAGAACTTAATTTAGGGAAATATGAGATACAAAGATATttccagatttaaaaaaaaaagaaaagaaagactttgggaatttaaatactttaaaagtttaaagtattaaaaaccACTGTCTCACAAAAGCAGTAActatgaaaaagacaaaagtgcAATAGTATGTTTGTAATGTTCTTTATAGCAGGTGACACGATGGCATGATGTTCTGCTCTATGCCCATGAACTAACTTTACATGTTTAACGTTCAGCTCTCTGTGGAGTATTGGGATATGTGATTCCTAAATCTAGTCTTGTTTTATACCTCAGACATTTGGAAGGAACTGTAGGCTACATGTAGGAGACCAATATTTGGTCAAGATCCTCCTGGTGGCTGGAAAGAAGGCCATTACTAAGGACTGGCTCAAGGCTAAAGTAAAAGTCACAGACAATGATTGTCAATCACATATTATATACTTGTGATGGAGAATCTTACATATATGTTGAAAATTCACACACATGTTTACCAATgaattttcaaaacttttaCATAACTATTCCATAATATTCTACCCAATGTCCATGATTTTGAATTTAAGTAGTTTAATAAAGGTTTAACAAAGGGTCCTCCCCcagaacatttttaacagagTGGATGTCATTTCCTGGTGCCttttaacaggtgttttgacactttgatctcagtaAATGATGGGTACATCTTATAATTACATCCAGAGGAAATGCTCGGCCTCAGCTCACAAATTAGAAGAGGGGGGAGTTCATGCAGCCTGACTTCCTTCTATCTGTTATCTTTGATATCAGATTGGTCCATCCCTAATTCAAAACCTTTCCAAAACATTCACCTAATTCCAAACCATTTCCAGGACTGGAAAACAGTTTTTCTAATTTCATAACTTTTCCAGGAATTTCATGACCGTGGGAACCCTGTaatgtttttcctcttctccttcattCTGAGGAAATTGTATTGTTATTAATTATAtctaaataaacttttttagttatttttagttttaaaaaaccgcttgtttaatgttgaataatatATTCTCCAGCTTTGGTTTCAGAGGCTATGTACCTCACCTTCTTGCTGGTACCATTTCAATCTTCCGCCCATCGTTGCCAGGTAACGATAGTTAGTTAAACTCACCTTTGGGGATTTTCTATCTGTGGTTTTGCTGACCAAAACTGGATTATCGTACTTCAGGAGAGACTCAGCAGGTGGAATCATTGTGTCGTACTTTGAAAACAATAAcgctacaaaataaaaaaaaacaccagctTCTTCGTTTCTGCTTCTCCTTCTCAAATATGAAGACAGAAAGTTGTGCTCCACTGTTTGCGTTGTTATGGCAACAGCGTCCCGGCGTTTCATTTTGGTTCGTCCGAGTTGAATCAGTAGCTTGGATTTAACAAATATAGGCCAAAGATGCCCTGTAGTATTTGGCTGTAGGATACtgtcataaatacattttaatcgGCGCAACATAAGAAGAAATTTCCCctgctgttatttttttttaattttcctaTTACAGTCAGTTTGTTCCTGCTGATGTTTCGGGAATTAATCAGTTCTGTATAACTCGGTTTACACAAATAGCGCTcgtattttttttgtcttctttttttttaaacaagattATTGTGGATATCTCTCGTAAAGATAAACGAGAGGCGGAACAAAAAGTGAGAAGTAAACATGATACGACGAGCTAAAGTATCTGCGCACCACAGGAAACGGAAACACGCCAGCTGAGCGTAACAGGCGAAGTTTGTAATCACCaccttttttgagtttttctttgtttttacgGGCTTTGGTGTGGACGGTAGTGTATGTTTGAGTCACAAAAAACGGTGGGATTAGTACAACAGCCTTAAAATGACCAAAGAAAAGCGACACAGGAGAAGGGAATCTCCGGACCGGGAGTCCAAAGTTAAGATTAAGCAGGAGAAAGTGAGCCCTGTTAGGCCACAGAGATCACGCCGCTCCAGGTCGAGATCCCCCGGCTACTCCAGTCCTCCGAGGCAGGGAACAAGCAGGTATAGTCGGCAGTCATATATCAACTGGCTATTAACAGGTATCTTGTGTTTATCAACGAGTCGAACTGGACCCGTGAGTCGTTATTAGCGAGAAAGAGTAGTTTAATCCCTTACGTTAGCTTCAACACACGCAGCTTCAACCCGcgttatgtgtgtttttaccgTAAACACGTGTTAGTGTGCTGCCAGCCATGGATTATATATCCTCCTGAGACCCAGTCCATTTTGTTTACACACATCTCcctttactgttttcatttattggtgttttttttcaattatattCGATTCACACCTGTGCTACCTGCAGGGCTTCCTGGGTGTCAACATGACCCTATGACCATGCGAACTGGAGCCcaattcatttcttttctcaaCAAAACATAAATTGACAACAACGTTTTCTGATTTTTGGCAATTCATTCCGTTTCagtaaaaaatatactttattccTTGCAATAAACAAGCTAGTGAAACAATCCACAATGATAAATAATTAAGTTTCttaatcaaaataaatgtattcttggATTAATATCACTACAAAGCCAAAATCTGATTAATTTTTTGTCTTCTAAATTTCGCCGTCTTCTCATACTAAGATAGTcctgtaaaattaaaaattaaaatacattttaaaaagtctaaattGTAAGTTTTTTTGGTCCTAAATAGTAaagaaatcacacaaaaaacagacattggAGGACTCTTTTTTTCCTTGGTTCCCAGGAGGATAAGGCTGCTTAAGAGACTGCTTTTGTGTTGGTGTTGGGCAATATTATATCTATATCGTTATCTGAGACTTAtgtcgtcttagattttggattttatgaaaTGGCATTCATGTTGTCTTTTGGCTTTAAAGGATGCACTACAGTTACATGATGCCATTTTCTAAATTAACCAGACAGTTAAAACTGTTATTATGATTTGTATTTACCctctttgtcattatatccacattagtAATGATCGTTTGTCAAAGATCTCATTGTGCAATTATTTgtaaaagcaccaatagtcaatCCTACAATATTAGAGATTAGAGAAACtttttttaacccccccccaGTGTGGTAAACTCATTTGCTACCAAACAGATCAACACTACGaacaatacagtaaataaaatagataataaaagTCGCTCACTGAAAGAGCTTTTAAGGCTGTTGAAGACATTATGTAAAGGATGGCCTTTCTAGAATGACTTCAAGTAAATCCTCAATACTGTCCCAATATTTAGGTagttggtcaaaaatattgctCTTAGGGTCCAACTAATGCTGAACTTTTGAGGCCAATGCTGATATTAGGGAGTGAAAAGATTGTATTGATAAATTGCCCTATAGTCTTATATATACAGAAGACATATATGAACACAGATCTTTTTTTCAATGATCCTTCAAATGTGGTGTATCAAACACTGGtaacaaagatatgtaatggaggcataTTTTACAGTTAACATTACACTTTAATGTTTATGACAGCAATGTACTGAAACAGCAAACCCCACTCTGAAACTCATTATTATAAGTAAATAATTATAAagaactataaataaataaacccctAGAACATAAAGAACTATGTTTGTTAAACTTTGCCAAAAAATCACTGGCACTAGCTTGCAGCAGCTTGACAGTGTTTATCAAGCAAGACCCATTCAGAGGGCAGTGGTCATCTTGGCAGACCCCACATCACCCTCTCCATGTTGAGTTTTGACTTTTACCGCCGGGAAAGAGGTCTACCTTTTTTAAGAGGGCCAAATCAAACAGATGCCTCAGATCATTTGTTCCCTCTGCTGTAGGGTTTCTAAATAAGCTTTAGGCTGGTGGTCCTGTACTGTGCATCCATGGTCATGATAAGTTACCTGAtgacattcattatttatatttatgtttctagTATTGTACTGTTTTTATGGTGTGAATTTGGTTGTCGACTGCTGTTGCAAATCAAATTGTTCCTCAGGGATAATTAAAGACTTTCTAATCTAATCGAATGTTtaataaacttgaattaagaaaatgtATCATACAATATGTTCATAAAATAAGCAATATATATGCCAATACCAATATATTGATGATAGGTCAATATTGACTGACTGATATATCCATCAGGGTCTAATCGTGATATTTGACTTCATCAATAATACCCGGCCCTTTTTTGTGTTCTTCATGTAGGTCACCTGCCAGAATGAGGGATCGCTCTCCGGATAGAAGAGAGACATCTCCCGCCAGACGGAGCAGCAGATCTCCCAGAAATAGGAGAAGCCGCAGTCCTAATCGTGGTGCTGAAGTCAGAATAAAGCGGGTGATTAGGTTTCTGACTGTTGTGAATTTAGATTAGAAAAAAGGTGCCAGATTACCAGAACATTATACCATATTTCACAGGGATGTGCATCCTAAAAGGTTCATGCCACCAGTGTCCAACACATAGACAGCACATCCTGCAGGCTTAgttagtgaaaataaataaattcacacAAAATACAGCTGATCAATTGTGGGAATGCTGTTACGGTTACAACACGGGGCAGTATAGTTAAGTGGGTGTTTGGTGTAGTTCTGCAAGACTGCATATAAACCCTTCTCAATAAACTAAACACTAGCTGTAGAAAGCTTGTAAGGAGAGGGTGAGGGGGAGGGTCATCGCCAGATGCCACTAAGTCTTACACACTGGtcatttaaattgttttgtaaTTCGTCTTGGTCCAACAGGAAATGCTTTCTATTTTCAAAGAGCGACATTTAACTAAAGTTGGCTCATTTAGCCGTGTTTCATGTGCTGCCACAAAGGCAGCACATGAAAGCTACATACTACAGTTAATACTGAAAATGTAGCAGACTCATACCTGTAGAACAGCAGTGCTATAAAGACAGCATATGCTGCTAAGAACAAGCCTAAAACAACTTCTGACTACCGGTAAATTGAATAGGGTATTATCTCTGTTAGTATAAATGTTTTGTGCTGTAACTGTGCGGGTTTGTCCTGGGCTAATAATGATCTTCATACCAAATATCTCACAGGAACGGGAGGAGCATCGGTCTAGTGGTGACGAGCGGAGAAGAAGAAACGACCGGCCAGAGGAAAGGCGGAGCAGGTGGGAATCAGACAGACCTCAGGAGACAGAGCGTGGTGGAGAGAGACACCGGGAACGAGGCGCTCTTGGATCCCAACAAGCTGAGAGACGTCAGCACGATGAGCGACGCAGAGAAAACCGTCAGAGGCGTGAAGAAAACCAAGAGCAAGATTTTGGACAGTCCGAAGAAGGGAGTGACACAAACGAGCCTCCTGTTGAGAAAGAGAAGCCCAACTTTGGACTGTCAGGCGCCCTCACAGAAGATACGAACACATTCCGCGGAGTGGTGATCAAGTACAACGAGCCACCTGAGGCTCGCATTCCCAAGCGAAGATGGCGACTGTACCCTTTCAAGAACGACGAACCTCTTCCAGTCAtgtacattcacagacagagtgcCTATCTGTTGGGGCGGCAGAGAAAAATTGCTGATATTCCCATTGACCACCCATCTTGCTCCAAGCAACATGCAGTATTCCAGTACAGGTGAGAATAGCTGTCAGTGGCTAAGGTGTTTGACTCTGGTATGCTTTAGAAATATGAATCTGTAGTGATTCTGTTAATTAATGTGTGAGTAAAAGATTATctacctttttttgtttatatttcttCTAGACTGATGGAGTTTACACGTTCAGATGGCACCCCTGGCCGTAGAGTAAAGCCTTACATCATTGACTTGGGCTCCGGCAACGGCACCTACCTAAACAACCAGCGCATTGACCCCCAACGCTATTATGAGCTCAAAGAAAAAGACGTTCTCAAATTTGGTTTCAGCAGCCGCGAGTATGTCCTCCTGCACGAGTTCTCAGACACAAGCGAGGTGGACGCCAAGCTggaagaggaagacgagggACTCGATGAGTAAATTGTTCCCATAAAACTGTATTGCTAAATTTGTTCAGGTTAGATAACATCATCATTATCGTCAAAGTTCAACAAATAGCTGTTTCTGCAGGGAAAGGGACAATAAATGGAACTAGTAAACAAATAATGGAGCAAGGCTGGTCTGTATATTTTGTAATTACCAAACGATTGCTTAAACCTGCCTCAACTGTCTAAAAGAAGACTTCCTATTCTCAGGTTGTTTGTGCAATGTCTTTGCATGTCTGATCTCACATCTGACAGTGCTcaccatttaaaaaattaaaaataaaaagttcttGGTGCCAGATAGATACCTTGCTAATACAATAgctaattatatatttttttggatCACAGCACTGAGTACTAAGTATAGCTGAAGACTAATCTCTTGTCTATGTTCAGGCTGTATTTGTCAGTGTTCATGGTATATTGAATGTGAACTCTAGATTCATGTGTAATAAGCGTTGCTTATTGTCAGAGAAAAGGACTTGTAATAatattgccttttttttgtttgctttgtagTACAGGGGCAATAGTCgatgcttttgtgtttttcttgcacCATGCAGTGTGTATTTAAAGAGATCCTCCTTTATTTTGTCTGTACCGAGGCCCACAGCATTCGTAgtaaatttccatttttgtactGTAAATAAAGACAGTGAACATTTTGATGGTCTCAAGAGTTTTATTGTTGCCACTCAAGAGCTCTGGAAGTCATTCTGCTCCATAACAGAGAGATGAAGAATTGTATGTTGAAGTAATTATTCATGGCACACAATTACATTTAGTTTATTGGTATTTATTTGTCAGGTTTATTTCACACAATTGACCGGTAAGAGAATGACATCAGCTGGCTTTAAACTTCCCATTCAATGTTACAGCAACCACATTTGGGTTACAATGACCACCACATCAGTTTTCTACAGAAATGTGATAGCTGAGAAACTAGTTTTTCACAGCAGAGGTCATGAGAGAGTCGAGTCTCACACAATGTCATAGAGCGGAGCGGAGGGCGGGTCCACTGGAGAGGAGTACCGGGAATGTTAGTGGAGCGGAGGCGGCTGCGCACCACGCAATCAGCTGTTGCGTTTACATGGAAGTATTCCCGACGCAGGACATGAGTTGAGGTGCAGCTGCGGaacaagaaagcaagaaaatgtACACGACAGAGCGCAGGCGAATGAGCCTGCATGAACCGAAGAGGAAAGATCCAATTTGGGTGTCAGCTGGAAGTTTATGGCAGGACCCTTTGACGATGGAACTGAGCTCCAGCGGCTTGGGTAAA is a window from the Scomber japonicus isolate fScoJap1 chromosome 10, fScoJap1.pri, whole genome shotgun sequence genome containing:
- the snip1 gene encoding smad nuclear-interacting protein 1, with translation MTKEKRHRRRESPDRESKVKIKQEKVSPVRPQRSRRSRSRSPGYSSPPRQGTSRSPARMRDRSPDRRETSPARRSSRSPRNRRSRSPNRGAEVRIKREREEHRSSGDERRRRNDRPEERRSRWESDRPQETERGGERHRERGALGSQQAERRQHDERRRENRQRREENQEQDFGQSEEGSDTNEPPVEKEKPNFGLSGALTEDTNTFRGVVIKYNEPPEARIPKRRWRLYPFKNDEPLPVMYIHRQSAYLLGRQRKIADIPIDHPSCSKQHAVFQYRLMEFTRSDGTPGRRVKPYIIDLGSGNGTYLNNQRIDPQRYYELKEKDVLKFGFSSREYVLLHEFSDTSEVDAKLEEEDEGLDE
- the dnali1 gene encoding axonemal dynein light intermediate polypeptide 1 — translated: MIPPAESLLKYDNPVLVSKTTDRKSPKGRPLRVSPQQSADSSPVPPPPKPKSSAATEATKQQHEEILNAILPPREWMEGNQLWVQQVSSAPCTRTDVVRLEELLDTKVQQRQARNTGICPVRRELYSQCFDELIRQVTINCAERGLLLLRVRDEIQMTIAAYQTLYESSVAFGMRKALQAEQGKADMEKRISELENEKQDLKKQLNEQKAKCDAVEKRESEKRQVEEKKHTEEIQFLKRTNQQLKTQLEGIITPKK